A window of the Glaciimonas sp. CA11.2 genome harbors these coding sequences:
- a CDS encoding cobalamin-binding protein, giving the protein MKPNIVKRIFLMTVLLISVQLSVIVNASGAAIIVKDDAGNIITLAQPALRVVTMAPHITELIFAAGGGSRIVGTVKYSDYPVAAKSIPRIGDNSLLDIERLIALKPDLLVVWRHNSADRQLEQLRKLGIPLFYSDPRKLRDIPDSIIRLGRLLGTTGDAEKEAAALGEKIDALAFKYQKRPRVRVFYQVWSRPLYTLNGSQIVSDAINVCGGENIFAHLSVTAPVVNIEAVLVENPEVLISGQRKDDESDLDYWRSYSGLLAVHRNNLFGIDADLMNRAGPRLIDGTVVLCEKLALARSRRGQP; this is encoded by the coding sequence GTGAAACCGAACATCGTAAAGCGTATTTTCTTAATGACGGTATTGCTCATCAGTGTGCAACTTTCAGTCATAGTAAATGCTTCAGGAGCGGCTATTATAGTCAAAGATGACGCAGGCAATATCATCACGTTAGCGCAGCCAGCTTTGCGCGTAGTGACAATGGCCCCGCATATTACGGAATTAATATTTGCCGCCGGTGGTGGGTCCCGAATAGTCGGTACAGTCAAGTACAGCGATTATCCGGTTGCTGCAAAAAGTATTCCTCGAATAGGTGACAACAGCCTGCTGGACATAGAGCGGTTGATTGCGCTCAAACCGGATTTATTGGTGGTATGGCGACATAACAGTGCCGATCGTCAATTGGAACAATTACGAAAACTCGGCATCCCATTATTTTACAGCGACCCACGCAAGTTGCGCGATATCCCGGACAGCATCATCCGTCTAGGCCGACTATTAGGCACAACTGGTGACGCAGAAAAAGAGGCAGCCGCGCTAGGTGAAAAAATTGACGCTCTCGCTTTTAAATACCAGAAACGTCCTCGCGTCCGAGTTTTTTATCAGGTATGGAGTCGCCCGCTGTATACGCTCAACGGCAGCCAGATTGTCAGCGATGCGATCAACGTATGCGGCGGAGAAAATATCTTCGCCCATCTGTCAGTGACAGCACCAGTCGTTAATATAGAAGCCGTGCTGGTTGAAAATCCAGAGGTACTCATAAGTGGACAACGGAAAGATGATGAAAGTGACCTCGATTATTGGCGCAGCTATTCTGGCTTGCTGGCAGTTCATCGCAACAATTTATTCGGTATCGATGCCGATCTGATGAATCGAGCAGGTCCGCGATTGATCGACGGTACCGTTGTTCTATGTGAGAAGCTGGCATTAGCGCGCTCTCGTCGAGGTCAGCCTTAA
- a CDS encoding GNAT family N-acetyltransferase, whose product MIVTSSAFPLFYSKYAELEPPAENPISEVDRVTLTYALRSMQESITQHWQQQGKSIGEANDPDDDQLQWSARVEAARFMCGVCSVLPPADTQLLYSVDQVPVGALTMLHRQEALNVPYVEIFVTHPGSSGAGAALLERAVKKSMEIGGLGQLMLSPIDSAIPAYEALGFSKIPEGMFLDPAKSEKWHLFGDAWRLVNGVGEVKTG is encoded by the coding sequence ATGATCGTAACTTCTAGTGCTTTTCCATTGTTTTATTCAAAATATGCCGAGCTAGAGCCACCGGCGGAGAATCCTATTAGCGAGGTTGATCGTGTTACGTTGACTTATGCTCTGCGCTCGATGCAAGAAAGCATCACGCAACATTGGCAGCAACAAGGTAAAAGTATTGGGGAAGCCAACGACCCTGACGACGACCAGCTGCAGTGGAGCGCCAGAGTCGAAGCTGCAAGATTTATGTGCGGAGTCTGTTCTGTTTTACCGCCCGCTGACACTCAGCTCTTATACAGTGTGGATCAGGTGCCAGTGGGAGCACTAACCATGCTTCATCGACAGGAGGCCTTGAATGTTCCGTATGTAGAAATTTTTGTTACGCATCCGGGCAGCAGCGGTGCCGGAGCAGCGCTGTTAGAGCGGGCTGTAAAAAAATCAATGGAAATCGGGGGACTTGGACAACTGATGCTCTCGCCGATAGACAGTGCCATTCCTGCATATGAAGCACTTGGCTTTTCAAAAATACCTGAAGGTATGTTTCTTGATCCTGCCAAAAGTGAAAAATGGCATCTTTTTGGCGACGCATGGAGACTCGTTAATGGTGTCGGTGAAGTTAAAACTGGCTAA
- a CDS encoding Gfo/Idh/MocA family oxidoreductase: MQRRLRLGMVGGGQGAFIGSVHRIAARLDDYYELVAGALSSDPTRAANSATEIRLDPSRSYSDYQEMARQEAARPDGIDVVTIVTPNFLHAPVARAFLEAGIHVICDKPLAISLKEGQELATLAQQKNRVFALTHTYTGYPMVRHAKALVEAGDIGDLRLIQVEYSQDWLAASIGSANTGAADNWHNDPLRSGPGGTLADVGTHAYQLAQYISGQTPTQLLAELSTFVPGRPIDDHVQVMLRYANGARGTLWASQVATGAENALRLRLYGSKAQLAFNQENPNELWITPQGGNAQRLTPGRAASAAAAHATRVPAGHPEGYIEAFAQLYVDAALQIAAINAGQPIPKAARWLTNVNDGVAGMAFIEAVIRSHQNDAQWTDIAR; the protein is encoded by the coding sequence ATGCAACGACGTTTAAGACTAGGAATGGTGGGCGGCGGCCAAGGCGCGTTCATCGGTTCGGTGCATCGGATTGCCGCCCGCCTCGACGATTACTATGAGTTGGTGGCGGGCGCATTATCCAGTGACCCGACGCGCGCTGCCAATAGTGCTACCGAGATTCGCCTCGACCCAAGCCGCAGCTATAGCGACTATCAAGAAATGGCGCGGCAGGAAGCCGCACGACCGGATGGCATTGACGTCGTCACCATCGTCACACCAAACTTTTTACACGCCCCGGTAGCAAGAGCATTTCTGGAAGCTGGTATCCACGTCATTTGCGACAAGCCTTTAGCTATTTCACTCAAGGAAGGCCAGGAACTTGCCACACTCGCACAACAAAAAAATCGTGTCTTTGCACTCACTCACACTTACACCGGCTATCCAATGGTGCGCCATGCCAAAGCGCTGGTCGAAGCAGGCGACATCGGTGACCTAAGACTGATACAGGTCGAGTATTCACAGGATTGGCTAGCCGCCTCTATTGGCAGCGCCAATACCGGCGCTGCCGACAACTGGCATAACGATCCGTTACGCTCAGGTCCCGGTGGGACGCTGGCCGATGTCGGCACGCATGCCTATCAACTGGCGCAATATATTAGCGGTCAAACACCCACTCAACTGCTGGCTGAACTATCTACTTTCGTACCCGGACGTCCTATCGACGACCACGTACAAGTCATGCTGCGCTACGCCAACGGCGCGCGCGGCACGTTGTGGGCGAGTCAGGTCGCCACCGGCGCTGAAAATGCCTTACGTTTGCGTTTATACGGCAGCAAAGCCCAACTCGCCTTCAACCAGGAAAATCCAAACGAGTTATGGATCACGCCGCAAGGCGGTAACGCCCAGCGCCTTACCCCGGGCCGGGCCGCCAGTGCCGCCGCCGCGCATGCCACACGGGTTCCCGCCGGTCATCCGGAAGGTTACATAGAAGCCTTCGCCCAATTGTATGTCGACGCAGCCTTACAGATTGCTGCAATCAACGCAGGTCAGCCGATTCCCAAAGCTGCACGCTGGCTAACAAATGTCAATGATGGCGTCGCCGGGATGGCATTTATTGAGGCCGTCATTCGTAGCCATCAAAATGATGCGCAGTGGACGGATATTGCACGCTGA
- a CDS encoding adenosylcobinamide-GDP ribazoletransferase, whose protein sequence is MRPSALRSRSLTKAITHQVRLFFVALQFFTRLPIPGWVGFDPAWLQQASRYFSAVGIVVGAVTAAIYAAAAHVWPPAVAVLLSTIGGIYLTGAFHEDGFADSCDGFGGGYTAARILEIMKDSRVGAYGVIGMVSMLGLKFTLLVSLPFWAVVAALLTAHPISRLMASSLIWRLTYVKAEGKAKPLAEQMSGPECGVAMAFAALPLLAIGVLGWAPWAGIAAGLVCSAIATLWLARFFVKRIGGYTGDCLGAVQQVAEVTFYLGLLAAMPLLK, encoded by the coding sequence ATGCGACCCAGTGCGTTACGCTCGCGTAGTCTGACCAAAGCAATCACCCATCAAGTGCGGTTATTCTTCGTTGCGCTGCAATTCTTTACGCGACTGCCCATTCCCGGCTGGGTTGGGTTCGATCCTGCATGGTTACAGCAAGCTTCGCGTTATTTTTCGGCGGTGGGGATTGTTGTGGGTGCTGTGACGGCAGCGATTTATGCGGCGGCGGCCCATGTGTGGCCGCCCGCGGTGGCGGTGTTGCTATCGACCATTGGCGGCATTTATCTGACCGGTGCGTTCCACGAAGATGGCTTTGCTGATAGCTGTGATGGTTTTGGCGGTGGTTATACTGCCGCCCGTATTCTTGAGATTATGAAGGATTCACGGGTTGGTGCATATGGTGTCATCGGCATGGTGTCGATGCTCGGTTTGAAATTCACGTTACTCGTGAGCCTGCCGTTCTGGGCGGTCGTGGCAGCGTTACTAACGGCCCATCCTATTTCCCGTTTGATGGCGAGTAGTTTGATTTGGCGGCTGACGTATGTCAAAGCCGAGGGCAAGGCAAAACCATTGGCAGAGCAGATGTCCGGACCTGAATGTGGCGTGGCGATGGCTTTCGCTGCGTTACCTTTATTGGCAATCGGTGTTTTGGGTTGGGCGCCTTGGGCGGGGATAGCCGCTGGTCTGGTGTGTAGCGCTATTGCTACCTTGTGGCTCGCCCGCTTTTTCGTTAAGCGCATTGGCGGTTATACCGGCGACTGTCTGGGTGCCGTGCAGCAGGTGGCAGAAGTGACCTTTTACCTTGGTTTATTGGCTGCCATGCCGCTTTTAAAATGA
- a CDS encoding RICIN domain-containing protein encodes MTSNADDTKLRLPHGHAITPCVDTSVDPHFDPNVKRVADPNDPYLNSVSPYVDIWLHSGKAPLTIVDLAQTGGTIRMTTVMMRIREVIIYNSTAYDMRIVRVEKFSGDWAIWDEAAGKMVKIGPPSGTVGPGQARSYVLWNSVNVGNSGHVSGVLHFEVFDPKTNTFICNLKLSCKKRMWETAYYAIETNNGHRDFDVTALDTWGNEWFIPGWPVGGEDNAYMDSGGGFGQNNHAIIAFCVGDDVLKIGQIPGSGKCDLYEKGFYASLGKKPPTSAINRPDYVWGPASDRWKSGVAGEALDNLIGGLAYGCDWLFGGKDTPNRPQPDPWRFSTETPEEGKTYIISECKNSGDALGYVDTPSHGIIFGTLLGLKPNFIRDRSQQWRIKKVKGGEFDGLYVLHNMKKDKVGGDCILAWGYYNSTVSVRSLNVTDPVDRFRYWRLVLSQDKRSYILVAGGTLHGHPFGILTGFSGTEEGYRIRVRDNSSSQSFVFTEFVPLVTGAKYVITSRLSGKVMDVLGGEKGPGTPVVQYPYTGGNNQHWVLGFKTAFTRVYFLTVDYAPHCMLHADDRAGDSIPVTIDVVAASSWHNFKWNIDPSFHGSYRLSGNYGKQLDVTDGRLDNYRKLQLFKANNTLAQLWQFSRVGSNRRDHEKSDLDRRIEKAEHDIAEVVEQIRQGGDPTGDLAKWVENNLQELERMKAERDGQEALHLPEPDDI; translated from the coding sequence ATGACTTCAAATGCCGACGATACCAAGCTTCGATTGCCCCATGGTCATGCCATTACGCCATGTGTTGACACTAGCGTCGATCCCCATTTTGATCCTAACGTCAAGCGTGTTGCGGACCCCAACGATCCTTACCTCAATAGCGTGAGTCCTTACGTGGACATCTGGCTCCATTCGGGTAAAGCTCCCCTCACGATCGTGGATCTGGCGCAGACCGGTGGGACGATTCGTATGACCACAGTCATGATGCGCATACGTGAAGTCATCATCTATAACAGTACTGCTTATGATATGCGGATCGTACGAGTAGAGAAGTTTAGCGGCGACTGGGCGATCTGGGATGAGGCTGCTGGCAAGATGGTGAAGATTGGTCCGCCATCCGGGACGGTCGGCCCAGGACAGGCGAGAAGCTATGTTCTGTGGAATTCGGTGAATGTCGGTAATTCGGGGCACGTCTCTGGCGTTCTCCACTTTGAGGTCTTCGATCCCAAGACTAATACTTTTATTTGTAACCTCAAGTTGTCCTGTAAAAAAAGGATGTGGGAGACGGCCTATTACGCGATAGAGACAAATAACGGTCATCGAGACTTTGATGTGACCGCGCTTGATACATGGGGCAATGAATGGTTTATACCGGGTTGGCCCGTGGGCGGGGAGGATAATGCTTACATGGATAGTGGTGGCGGATTTGGACAAAATAACCATGCGATCATTGCCTTTTGTGTTGGCGATGATGTGCTGAAGATAGGTCAAATTCCAGGCAGCGGTAAATGTGATCTCTACGAGAAGGGGTTTTATGCATCACTCGGTAAAAAGCCTCCGACAAGTGCAATTAACAGGCCGGATTATGTTTGGGGACCGGCTAGTGATCGGTGGAAAAGTGGTGTGGCAGGCGAAGCCTTAGATAATTTGATAGGCGGCTTGGCTTACGGGTGTGACTGGTTGTTTGGTGGAAAAGATACGCCCAACAGGCCGCAGCCGGATCCCTGGAGATTCTCGACTGAAACTCCCGAGGAAGGCAAAACGTATATTATTTCTGAGTGCAAGAATAGCGGGGACGCGCTGGGTTATGTAGATACCCCATCACACGGCATTATATTCGGCACTCTACTTGGGTTAAAGCCAAATTTTATTCGGGATAGATCCCAGCAGTGGCGGATCAAAAAGGTGAAAGGTGGTGAGTTTGATGGTTTATATGTGCTGCATAACATGAAAAAAGACAAGGTAGGTGGCGATTGCATATTGGCCTGGGGCTATTACAACTCCACGGTTTCGGTGCGCTCGCTGAATGTTACCGATCCTGTCGATAGATTTCGGTATTGGCGCTTGGTACTCAGTCAGGATAAGCGTTCTTATATTCTGGTGGCCGGAGGAACTCTTCATGGCCATCCCTTCGGGATATTGACCGGTTTTTCTGGAACGGAGGAGGGATACAGAATCAGGGTCCGTGACAACAGCAGTTCCCAGTCATTTGTGTTCACGGAATTTGTACCATTGGTAACTGGAGCTAAATATGTTATTACCAGTCGACTTAGCGGAAAAGTAATGGACGTTCTAGGGGGTGAAAAAGGGCCGGGAACGCCTGTTGTTCAGTATCCCTATACTGGTGGGAATAATCAACATTGGGTTCTAGGGTTTAAAACTGCTTTTACAAGAGTTTATTTCTTAACTGTGGATTATGCCCCTCATTGCATGTTGCATGCAGATGACCGCGCCGGGGATAGTATCCCTGTCACTATTGATGTAGTGGCAGCATCATCCTGGCATAACTTTAAGTGGAATATAGACCCAAGTTTCCACGGTTCCTACAGGCTAAGCGGCAACTATGGAAAACAATTGGATGTGACAGATGGGCGGCTGGATAACTACAGAAAACTGCAACTTTTCAAGGCGAACAATACTCTGGCGCAACTATGGCAGTTTAGTAGAGTTGGCTCCAATCGTCGTGATCACGAAAAATCTGACCTTGATCGGCGTATTGAAAAGGCTGAGCATGATATCGCTGAAGTTGTAGAGCAGATACGTCAGGGCGGAGATCCGACGGGGGATTTAGCAAAATGGGTTGAGAACAATCTTCAGGAACTGGAGAGAATGAAGGCCGAGCGTGATGGTCAGGAAGCGTTGCATTTACCGGAACCGGATGACATCTGA
- a CDS encoding iron ABC transporter permease — translation MKKSSISSTRGSRDGRRAILVLGGLGLLALVSIVFACAVGSVTLSFSDIFGALSEVLRGAPKSMAATLLQLRLERALSGFVTGAMLALAGVMMQALLRNPLADPYVLGVSGGAAVGALFAMLFFSAAWMIDVAAFAGAIVVALLLFGLAYRDLRGGISDGNAPLLLLTGVIVASGCGALVTLMLSIAPDSRLRSMVFWLIGDLSGTQLRWLPWIVLSGALIFALRKARHINVMVMQAEAAATLGIHVASLRKGLFFCAALLTACTVSSAGAIGFVGLIVPHACRFALGPDHRLLLPAATIAGGTFLLLADTLARTVIAPTQLPVGVITALIGVPAFLLQLHHIRKR, via the coding sequence TTGAAAAAATCGTCAATTTCTTCTACGCGTGGGTCGCGGGATGGGCGGCGGGCGATTTTGGTGTTGGGTGGGTTGGGTTTGTTGGCGTTGGTTAGTATTGTTTTTGCTTGTGCGGTTGGTTCGGTGACGTTGTCTTTTTCTGATATTTTTGGCGCTTTGAGTGAGGTGTTGCGTGGTGCACCTAAAAGTATGGCGGCGACTTTGTTGCAGTTGCGGTTGGAGCGGGCTTTGTCTGGGTTTGTGACTGGGGCGATGTTGGCTTTGGCTGGGGTGATGATGCAGGCGTTGTTGCGTAATCCTTTGGCTGATCCTTATGTGCTGGGGGTTTCTGGTGGGGCGGCGGTTGGGGCGTTGTTTGCGATGCTTTTTTTTAGTGCGGCGTGGATGATTGATGTGGCGGCGTTTGCGGGTGCGATTGTTGTGGCGTTGCTGTTGTTTGGTTTGGCTTATCGGGATTTGCGGGGTGGGATTTCGGATGGTAACGCGCCGTTGCTGTTGTTGACTGGCGTGATTGTGGCTTCGGGTTGCGGTGCTTTGGTGACGTTGATGCTGTCGATTGCGCCGGATAGTCGGTTGCGTAGTATGGTGTTTTGGTTGATCGGCGATTTGTCGGGGACGCAATTGCGCTGGTTGCCTTGGATTGTTTTGAGCGGTGCACTTATTTTTGCTTTACGCAAAGCACGGCATATTAACGTCATGGTCATGCAGGCAGAGGCGGCGGCGACGTTGGGGATTCATGTGGCGTCGTTACGTAAGGGGTTGTTCTTTTGTGCGGCCTTATTGACTGCTTGCACGGTGAGTAGCGCGGGCGCGATTGGGTTTGTCGGGTTGATTGTGCCGCATGCGTGTCGGTTTGCGCTGGGACCGGATCACCGTTTGTTGTTGCCTGCTGCGACCATTGCCGGTGGCACGTTTCTCTTGTTGGCGGATACATTGGCGCGTACTGTTATTGCGCCAACACAATTGCCGGTCGGCGTGATTACGGCCTTGATCGGCGTGCCGGCATTTCTATTACAACTGCACCACATTCGCAAACGATGA
- a CDS encoding TonB-dependent receptor domain-containing protein, whose protein sequence is MTLTVSPTHPRRAARMIGPLCLSTLIISTFSASSFAQEASDKSLEPVLVTATRTPQKASDVISDNVTISAEDIALSGQTSLVELLQKQRGIEITANGGPGTSASVFMRGAANNQNIVLIDGVRVGSSTTGGATWSSIPLSQIDHIEIVYGPLSSFYGADAMGGVIQIFTKKGSGAPRLTASAGVGSYGTRTMDASISGATEGDHRFSYAISVAHENADGFSATKPDPSPYSSYNPDKDGYKKDSASGQFGLELAKGQEVGVTFLQSRLNAQYDDGSDFDTRVVQKLENVAVYSKNQILPWWNSKVQVSQTTDKSTYISSDQPDGISDVTTKQNNYSWQNDLFIGTDVLQLLAERREEEVSATGLSGDRTTNSVAASYQLKRGDHLATVSIRNDNSSQFGTHATGSLGYGYRLNQDWRANVSYGTSFRAPTFNELYYPGYGVAANKPEKGKNAEVGLVYDNGTSQLNISYYHNKITDLIVSTTTCPVEPDSHPYGCAYNVDKATLEGVSFGGSTKLGNFALRGSLDVQNPRDDTSGKLLARRARQHGTVALEYGVGALKSGVEMVVSGKRYDDGDNQVVLGGYSLVNLYASVDLTGKWSLFGRWNNVLNKDYELARYYGTAGSSLFLGVRYGFR, encoded by the coding sequence ATGACCCTAACTGTTTCACCGACCCATCCGCGCCGCGCTGCGCGAATGATTGGGCCTTTGTGCCTTTCTACGCTTATTATTTCTACTTTTTCCGCATCCAGTTTTGCTCAGGAAGCCTCGGATAAGTCACTAGAGCCCGTTCTAGTCACAGCAACACGCACGCCACAAAAAGCCAGTGATGTGATCAGCGACAACGTGACGATTTCTGCCGAAGACATTGCGCTATCGGGACAAACCTCGCTGGTTGAACTGCTGCAAAAGCAACGTGGAATTGAAATCACTGCTAACGGCGGTCCTGGTACTTCGGCATCGGTATTCATGCGCGGTGCAGCTAATAATCAAAATATAGTATTAATCGATGGCGTCCGTGTCGGGTCTTCCACGACCGGCGGCGCTACATGGTCCAGCATTCCATTGTCACAAATTGATCACATCGAAATCGTGTATGGCCCTTTGAGTAGTTTTTATGGCGCTGACGCAATGGGTGGCGTGATTCAAATTTTTACCAAGAAAGGTTCGGGCGCGCCGCGTTTGACTGCATCTGCCGGTGTCGGCAGCTATGGTACCCGCACCATGGATGCGAGTATTTCTGGCGCGACCGAAGGCGACCATCGTTTTAGTTACGCTATATCGGTGGCGCATGAAAATGCAGATGGGTTTTCAGCGACTAAGCCAGACCCTTCGCCGTATAGTTCTTATAATCCAGATAAAGACGGCTACAAAAAAGATAGTGCCAGCGGACAGTTTGGGTTGGAGCTGGCAAAGGGCCAGGAAGTTGGCGTGACCTTTTTGCAAAGCCGGTTGAATGCGCAGTACGACGATGGTTCGGATTTCGACACGCGTGTCGTGCAAAAACTTGAAAATGTGGCTGTGTATTCGAAAAACCAGATTCTGCCTTGGTGGAATAGTAAGGTTCAGGTGTCGCAAACTACCGATAAATCGACTTATATCAGCAGCGATCAGCCGGATGGGATCAGCGATGTAACGACTAAGCAGAATAATTACAGCTGGCAAAATGATTTGTTCATCGGGACAGACGTCTTGCAGTTGTTGGCTGAGCGACGTGAGGAGGAGGTTTCTGCCACCGGTTTGTCTGGTGACCGGACGACCAATTCGGTTGCTGCATCGTACCAGTTGAAGCGTGGAGATCATCTGGCGACCGTTAGTATCCGGAATGATAATAGCTCGCAATTTGGTACGCATGCGACTGGTAGTCTTGGGTATGGCTATCGTTTGAACCAGGACTGGCGGGCTAATGTCAGTTATGGCACTAGTTTTCGTGCGCCGACTTTCAATGAGTTGTATTACCCCGGTTATGGTGTTGCGGCGAACAAACCGGAAAAAGGTAAGAATGCGGAGGTGGGGTTGGTGTATGACAATGGGACTTCGCAGTTAAATATTTCTTACTATCACAACAAAATAACTGATTTGATCGTCTCGACTACGACTTGTCCGGTTGAGCCGGATAGCCATCCTTATGGTTGTGCTTATAACGTTGATAAGGCGACGCTTGAGGGGGTTTCTTTTGGCGGCAGTACTAAGTTGGGTAATTTTGCTTTGCGTGGTTCGCTGGATGTGCAGAATCCGCGGGATGATACTAGTGGGAAGTTGCTGGCTCGGCGTGCGCGGCAGCATGGAACGGTGGCGCTTGAGTATGGGGTTGGGGCGTTGAAGTCTGGTGTTGAGATGGTGGTGTCTGGTAAGCGGTACGATGATGGGGATAATCAGGTTGTTTTGGGTGGGTATAGTTTGGTTAACTTGTATGCTAGTGTTGATTTGACTGGGAAGTGGTCTTTGTTTGGGCGGTGGAATAATGTGCTCAATAAGGATTATGAGTTGGCGCGGTATTATGGGACTGCTGGGAGTAGTTTGTTTTTGGGTGTTCGGTATGGGTTTCGGTGA
- a CDS encoding ABC transporter ATP-binding protein produces MMTSPTLMRTRSVDLTIEGRALVAGLDWDLHPGQLWCVIGRNGAGKSTFLRCLAGLRLPDGGVVELAEKPLSQWALEGLARVRAFLPQGTRDAFGYRVIETVLAARHPYHDTRYWESDTDQETALSALRALDVEALAERDIRTLSGGERQRVAIAAVLAQDTPLLLLDEPANALDLAHQVSVMRLLDELCANSESPKAIVMVSHDLNLAHSVASHALLLMGDGGWRAGPVAEVMTAPILSQCLGHPIEIITHENRSIFIPA; encoded by the coding sequence ATGATGACATCTCCAACACTGATGCGCACCCGGTCTGTCGATTTAACTATCGAGGGTCGTGCGCTGGTCGCGGGTTTGGATTGGGATCTGCATCCTGGCCAGCTTTGGTGTGTGATCGGTCGCAACGGGGCTGGGAAGAGTACATTTTTGCGCTGTCTGGCAGGTTTGCGCTTGCCCGATGGCGGGGTAGTGGAACTGGCTGAAAAACCGTTATCACAATGGGCGTTGGAAGGGCTGGCGCGGGTTCGCGCGTTTTTGCCACAAGGAACGCGTGACGCCTTCGGTTATCGCGTGATTGAAACCGTATTGGCGGCGCGGCATCCGTATCACGATACCCGCTATTGGGAATCCGATACTGATCAGGAAACCGCTTTAAGTGCGTTAAGAGCGCTGGATGTAGAAGCACTTGCCGAACGTGATATTCGTACCTTGTCCGGTGGCGAGCGTCAGCGGGTGGCGATTGCCGCTGTGTTGGCGCAGGATACGCCGTTATTATTGCTCGACGAGCCTGCGAATGCGCTGGATCTGGCGCATCAGGTTAGCGTGATGCGTTTATTGGACGAACTGTGCGCGAACAGTGAGTCGCCCAAAGCCATCGTAATGGTAAGCCACGACTTGAATCTGGCGCATAGCGTGGCGAGTCATGCGCTGCTGCTGATGGGAGATGGAGGTTGGCGTGCCGGGCCGGTTGCCGAGGTGATGACAGCACCAATTCTGAGCCAATGTTTAGGGCATCCGATCGAGATCATCACGCACGAAAATCGGTCTATTTTTATTCCTGCGTAG
- a CDS encoding histidine phosphatase family protein, whose product MMQLHLVRHPKPSTPGAVSDLCYGRSDLLVSEEENTRLLHQLIKVLPKPVLMFSSPLLRCAGLADSLSRQPGWPAPTLDHRLVELDFGKWEMQSWQDIPRDEIDAWAGAVIDYRPGGGESVMQMAARVDAFYRALPRLHSPSSSSGENNNNGDDVAVICHAGTIRLLLACHALSQEASMPIGASRAIADIARKAANAAHKIGYGEVISLIC is encoded by the coding sequence ATGATGCAACTCCATCTTGTGCGTCATCCGAAGCCGAGCACGCCAGGAGCTGTATCCGACTTGTGCTACGGGCGTTCTGACCTCCTTGTATCCGAAGAAGAAAATACGCGTTTGTTGCATCAATTGATAAAGGTACTGCCAAAGCCGGTCCTGATGTTTTCTAGTCCGCTCCTTCGATGCGCGGGGTTGGCGGATAGTTTGTCGCGACAACCGGGTTGGCCGGCACCGACTCTTGATCACCGTCTGGTGGAACTGGACTTTGGAAAATGGGAAATGCAATCCTGGCAGGATATCCCGCGTGATGAGATCGATGCATGGGCGGGCGCGGTGATTGACTATCGACCGGGTGGTGGAGAAAGCGTGATGCAGATGGCGGCACGCGTGGATGCGTTTTATCGTGCGTTGCCGCGACTTCATTCACCATCATCGAGCAGTGGCGAAAATAACAACAATGGCGATGATGTTGCCGTCATTTGCCATGCAGGGACTATTCGCCTCCTTTTAGCCTGCCATGCCTTATCCCAGGAGGCTTCCATGCCAATCGGAGCGTCAAGGGCGATTGCGGATATTGCGCGAAAGGCTGCCAACGCAGCCCATAAGATCGGTTACGGCGAAGTGATTTCGCTAATCTGCTGA